A stretch of Chitinophagaceae bacterium DNA encodes these proteins:
- a CDS encoding T9SS type A sorting domain-containing protein yields the protein MSWTAGTEFIGATVTFQGNPSAAAQVRVVDYTNYGGGTNSNTYYAITSTAGDRTDYASLFYQNAGVSTTGTYGNADQFVRTDGNITLPVGLLSFNGYKDGTRNQLRWITSTEQNNLGFEVQRSLDGVNYSSIGFVNSLANGGNSSIQLNYAFTDNNVTGTKQFYRLRQADLSGGSKLSNIVVLKSDKPTLITIDGMFPNPATTVVNLMISSPVKDKLTMTVVDMSGRTMMQRSLNVETGSNTLPVDVSGLAGGTYMVRMISSTGEVTTGKLVKQ from the coding sequence ATGTCATGGACTGCAGGTACCGAATTCATCGGGGCCACGGTCACGTTCCAGGGTAACCCATCCGCTGCTGCCCAGGTTAGGGTAGTGGATTATACAAATTATGGTGGCGGAACCAACAGCAATACTTATTATGCGATTACATCAACTGCTGGCGATCGCACGGATTATGCCAGCCTGTTCTATCAGAATGCAGGTGTAAGTACTACAGGTACTTATGGTAATGCCGACCAGTTTGTGCGTACGGATGGTAACATCACATTGCCTGTTGGCCTGCTGAGCTTCAATGGCTATAAAGATGGTACACGTAACCAGTTGCGCTGGATAACCAGCACCGAGCAGAATAACCTTGGCTTTGAAGTACAGCGTTCACTGGATGGAGTGAACTACAGCAGCATCGGTTTTGTGAATTCGCTGGCGAACGGGGGCAACAGTTCCATTCAGTTGAATTATGCATTTACGGATAATAATGTAACCGGCACCAAACAATTCTACCGCCTGCGCCAGGCCGACCTCAGTGGCGGCAGCAAGCTGAGTAATATTGTGGTGCTGAAGTCTGATAAACCAACGTTGATAACCATCGACGGCATGTTCCCGAACCCGGCCACTACCGTGGTGAACCTGATGATATCATCACCGGTGAAGGACAAACTGACGATGACCGTTGTTGACATGAGCGGCCGTACCATGATGCAGCGCAGCCTGAACGTGGAAACCGGAAGCAATACCTTACCGGTGGATGTATCGGGCCTGGCAGGCGGCACCTATATGGTGCGCATGATCAGCAGCACCGGCGAAGTGACCACCGGTAAGCTGGTGAAGCAATAA